The Arthrobacter sp. D5-1 genome segment TTCCATGCGGGCCTGGCTCCTGCAGCGCATCCTCAAGCCGCTGCAATTCCGTGGACCGGATCCCGGCGAAGCCGGACTGGGCCGCGGTGTTGCGGACACCGGCGTCCAGGAAGCTGCTGCCCAGCCGGGCGATCCCGTCGATGGAGACGCCCTGGCCGGCCTGGCCCGTGGTCGGGTTGAGACCAACGGGCCGGGGCGCGCCAATGGCCGACTGCTCCAGCCGTTGCCGGGTATAACCGGGCGTGGTGGCATTGGCGATGTTCTGCCCGGCCAGGTTGATGGCCTGCTGCGCTGCGGTGAGGCCACGGTATGCCGTGTTGAGTCCGCCGAAAGTGCTCACGTGAATGTCCTTTGCTGGTCCAACCGCTTGGTCAGAATTGCCGGTCGACGAGGTGGGAGGACGAGGTTTCCCCGGTCCGGCCATGGGAGTCGTACGTGCCGGCTGCGGGTTTCAGATCTGCCAGTGTTTCCTGTGTGGACCGGACGGCCGCGCGCAGGAATTGCTCGTTGGCGTCCCGAAGTTCCTTGATGGCCACAGTCTGCTGGCGCATTGCCGACAAGTGGGACGAAAGGACCTCGGCCCAGGCAGGATCAGGTGCCGCTGCGGCAAGTTCAGCCAGCGAGCAGTCAGGGGAAATGCCCCATTGCCCGGCCACGGCCGCGATTTCCACGGTACGCGCAAGTCCTGCCTTGGAGACTCGGTCCAGGACCTGCTCCACTTCCCGGGTGCCATGCGGCAGCCAGCGGGACTTTCCTGTAGTCAACAACAGTTGCTCTTCCTCGAGCTTGAAGGTCAGGAGATCCAGGAGTTCGCGCTCGCGCCACAGCAGGGCTGACAGTTCATGGATGGCCACGTGGGTCAACTCCAGTTCAGGTCGGTAAGGGTGCGGGATGGGATGGCGATACTCCCGCCAACTCCCCAATAGCTATCGGCCGCCAGGGATCCGTCGTTAGGCCGCAAGGCCCGCCAAACGCTGATTCTTTTCCTTGTGATTTCTACTTACCGGTAGGGAAAGGGCCGTCGATAGTGGGGTGTGACGGCCCACGGATGGGCTGCCGCACAGTAAGTCCACATCACGGAGGAAATTTTCATGGGCATGCAGATCAACAACAACCTGATGGCGAACAACGCTTACCGCAACCTGAACGCCACGCAGGACACCCTGTCCAAGTCGATGGAGAAGCTTTCCAGCGGCCTGCGCATCAACCGTGCTGCAGATGACGCAGCCGGCCTTGCCATTTCGGAAGGCCTCAAGTCCCAGGTCAGCGGCTCCGCGGTTGCCGCACGTAACGCCCAGGACGGCATCAGCCTCATCCAGACCACTGAAGGTGCCCTCGGCGAGGTTCACTCGGTACTGCAGCGCATGCGCGACCTTGCAGTCCAGGGTGCATCGGACACCAACAACACGGCTGCACGCGATGCCATCAAGGACGAAGCCGATTCGCTGGGTAAGGAGCTGGACCGCATCACGCAGTCCACCAACTTCAACGGCATCGACCTTCTCAAGGGTGGCTCGAAGAACATCCAGGTTGGCACCGCTGGTACGGCCAACGACACCATTGCCGTAACCCTCGGCGACGTCGCAACGGCAGCGGGCACGCTGTCCTCGGCAACGGGTGCAACTGGCTTCGACGTCAGCACCAACGCCGCAGCCCAGACCACCATCACGGCTATCGACGCTGCGATCACCACGGTCTCCGCCCAGCGTTCGGACCTCGGTGCAAACCAGAACCGTCTGGACCACGCGATCAAGACGCTGAACGTCTCCGGTGAAAACCTGCAGGCAGCACAGTCCCGCATCGCTGACACGGACATGGCAGCCGAAATGGTCAAGTACACCAAAGCCAACATCCTGTCCCAGGCAGGTACGGCAATGCTGGCCCAGGCAAACCAGTCCGGCCAGGGCGTTCTGTCCCTCCTGCGCTAGGCCTTCACAGCAATAGCCGCATGAGTTGACTGACCGCATTAATCGACGACGGCCGGCCTGGCCCCATAAAACCGGCCGGCCGTCGTTGAGCACTTTGATACACGTCTTCCGGAAGGGACACCCGTGGCAACTGCCATCGACGGCCTCGCCAGCGGCCTGAACACCACAGCGATCATCAATTCGTTGATGTCCGTCGAGGCCCTGCCGCAGACCCAGCTCAAGACCAAGCTGGCATCCAACCAGACCATCATCTCCACGCTCCAGTCCTTCAACACCAAGCTCACAGCGCTGAAGGAGTTGGCCTCCGGCAACGCCGCCGCGGGGGCCCTCAATCTGTTCACAGCCTCCAGCAGTTCGCCGTCCGTCACGGCTAAGACCACGACGACGGCCGCCGCCGGATCGATCGACCTCACCATCACGCAGTTGGCCCAGACCCAGGTCAACGTCACTGCAGCCATGACCACGTGGCCTACCGATGGTGGTGGCGCCCCGGCCCGGCTCACGATTGTGGACTCCAAGGGTAAGAAGACCGAAATCGCCCCGGCGAGCACTTCCCTGGATGATGTAGTCATCGCCATCAACGCCGCATTCGGCGGCGCCCAAGCCGTCAAAGTTCCTGCCGGCAACGGCACGTACCGCCTGCAACTGACCGCAACCGCATCCGGTGCGGCCGGTGCCTTCACCGCCTACCAGGGAACCGCGGCCCAAGTCACCGCAGGCACAGCGGTGGACCTGATGGCGAACCCGGGCGCCGCCGTCGTGAGGTCCGCCCAGGACGCGAAAGCGACACTGTATGCAGGCACCCCGGCCGCCCAGGTGCTGACGTCCGGCACCAACACTTTTGCCGACGTCCTTCCCGGCGTCTCCGTCACCGCCACGGCGGTGACCACCGGCCCCGTGACCATCACGGTGGCGAGCGACGTCCCCGGGATCACCAAAAAGGCCGAAGACCTGGTCAAATCCGTCAACGATGTCCTGGGTTTCATTGCCATCTACACGGCAGTGTCCAAAACCACCGATGCCAAAGGCGCCACCGTGCCCAAGGCTGGCATCTTCACTGGCAACAGCACCGTGCGCGCCGTCAACGACCAAGTCCTCGCCGCGCTGTCCAGGCCTATCAACGGAAAGTCGCCCGCCGAGTACGGAATCAACATCACCAAGGCAGGCGACTTCACGTTCGACGCGGAGAAGTTCTCCAAGGCCCTCGCAGCGGACCCGGCGGCAGCCCAAGCCGCCGTGCAAGGGCTTGCCATCCGGGTTGCGGATGCGGCCAAGGCTGCAGCGGATCCGTACAACGGGTCCGTTTCCGGCCTGATCAAGGGCCGCGAATCGGAGGTCCGGGACCTGGGCAACAGGATCGCCGACTGGGACCAGCGACTGATTACCCGCCGCGCCACCCTGCAGGCCGTGTACACCAACATGGAAGTGATGCTGGGTGGGCTCCAGTCACAGTCGGCCTGGCTGTCGGGCCAAATTTCCAGCCTCTCGAAACAGTCCACAGGAGAATAAGCCATGACCTACAGTGCCCTCCGCGCGCAGCAGCTCTCCCGGTACAACGATGACGCTGT includes the following:
- the fliD gene encoding flagellar filament capping protein FliD, whose amino-acid sequence is MATAIDGLASGLNTTAIINSLMSVEALPQTQLKTKLASNQTIISTLQSFNTKLTALKELASGNAAAGALNLFTASSSSPSVTAKTTTTAAAGSIDLTITQLAQTQVNVTAAMTTWPTDGGGAPARLTIVDSKGKKTEIAPASTSLDDVVIAINAAFGGAQAVKVPAGNGTYRLQLTATASGAAGAFTAYQGTAAQVTAGTAVDLMANPGAAVVRSAQDAKATLYAGTPAAQVLTSGTNTFADVLPGVSVTATAVTTGPVTITVASDVPGITKKAEDLVKSVNDVLGFIAIYTAVSKTTDAKGATVPKAGIFTGNSTVRAVNDQVLAALSRPINGKSPAEYGINITKAGDFTFDAEKFSKALAADPAAAQAAVQGLAIRVADAAKAAADPYNGSVSGLIKGRESEVRDLGNRIADWDQRLITRRATLQAVYTNMEVMLGGLQSQSAWLSGQISSLSKQSTGE
- a CDS encoding flagellar protein FlgN, whose translation is MAIHELSALLWRERELLDLLTFKLEEEQLLLTTGKSRWLPHGTREVEQVLDRVSKAGLARTVEIAAVAGQWGISPDCSLAELAAAAPDPAWAEVLSSHLSAMRQQTVAIKELRDANEQFLRAAVRSTQETLADLKPAAGTYDSHGRTGETSSSHLVDRQF
- a CDS encoding flagellin produces the protein MGMQINNNLMANNAYRNLNATQDTLSKSMEKLSSGLRINRAADDAAGLAISEGLKSQVSGSAVAARNAQDGISLIQTTEGALGEVHSVLQRMRDLAVQGASDTNNTAARDAIKDEADSLGKELDRITQSTNFNGIDLLKGGSKNIQVGTAGTANDTIAVTLGDVATAAGTLSSATGATGFDVSTNAAAQTTITAIDAAITTVSAQRSDLGANQNRLDHAIKTLNVSGENLQAAQSRIADTDMAAEMVKYTKANILSQAGTAMLAQANQSGQGVLSLLR